Proteins found in one Pocillopora verrucosa isolate sample1 chromosome 12, ASM3666991v2, whole genome shotgun sequence genomic segment:
- the LOC131774309 gene encoding cell division cycle protein 16 homolog, whose protein sequence is MATGGKVDISQLRNLVRQYIDMHLYKTALFWADKAVSLSNGDIQDVYWLAQTLFLTAQFHRASHVLRSRGGVLQTSLACRYLAAKCHAECKQWKEALEVLDMEQKEPADKDLAEICFVGGTKKLESAVCLLKGVVYEAMDNRALATDCFKDALKNDVHCFEAFDLLVSHHMLTDKEERELLSCLPFSEQCMPEEVDLLKFLYEGKVKRYCKPVDPKLPSGLETLYDNLDVVAGMAERHFYNCSYYQSYKMTSAVLTSDPYHEACLPIHITCLVELKKTNELFYLGHKLVDNYPQKAVAWYAVGCYYYVIEKYEQARRYFSKATSIERVYGPAWLAFGHAFAAEGEHDQAMAAYFAASKLMPRCHLPLLYIGLEYGKTNNAKLAERFFEQALILSPDDPFVKQEMGVIAFQNGDYLSAEKNFKAALQKAQITSGEVLSETWETLLSNLGHACRKLGRYQEALRYHKQALVLVPNKASTFSALGFVNSLLGNHHEAIGYFHKALGIQREDTFSVHMLGETLEQLTIEVNTKVKEDNDISMEMDNRSDEESD, encoded by the coding sequence ATGGCGACTGGCGGGAAGGTTGATATCTCTCAACTTCGTAACCTTGTTCGACAATATATAGACATGCATTTGTACAAAACGGCTTTATTTTGGGCAGATAAAGCTGTATCCCTGTCTAATGGAGACATCCAAGATGTTTACTGGCTTGCCCAAACTTTATTTCTTACTGCTCAATTCCATCGAGCTTCGCACGTTTTAAGGAGCCGAGGAGGTGTTCTTCAAACGAGCCTCGCTTGCCGCTATCTGGCTGCCAAGTGCCATGCAGAATGTAAACAGTGGAAAGAAGCTCTGGAAGTCCTGGATATGGAGCAAAAAGAGCCGGCAGACAAGGATCTAGCGGAGATTTGCTTTGTCGGTGGAACGAAAAAGCTCGAAAGTGCAGTTTGTTTGTTGAAAGGAGTCGTGTATGAAGCTATGGATAACCGAGCTTTAGCCACAGATTGTTTCAAAGATGCGCTCAAAAATGACGTGCATTGTTTTGAAGCGTTTGATCTGCTTGTTTCTCATCACATGCTGACCGATAAGGAGGAACGAGAGTTGCTGTCTTGCCTGCCTTTCTCAGAGCAATGCATGCCTGAAGAGGTTGATTTGTTGAAGTTCTTGTACGAAGGCAAGGTGAAGAGGTACTGCAAACCTGTTGACCCAAAGCTACCTTCTGGTTTGGAAACCCTGTACGACAACCTGGATGTAGTTGCTGGAATGGCTGAGCGGCACTTTTACAACTGCAGTTACTATCAGTCATACAAGATGACATCTGCTGTCTTGACGTCTGATCCTTATCATGAGGCTTGCTTGCCCATTCATATCACCTGCCTGGTAGAACTGAAGAAAACGAATGAGCTATTCTACCTTGGACATAAGCTTGTTGATAACTATCCTCAAAAGGCTGTCGCTTGGTATGCAGTTGGCTGTTATTACTAtgtcattgaaaagtatgagcaGGCTAGGAGGTACTTTAGCAAAGCTACCAGTATAGAACGAGTTTATGGACCAGCATGGCTTGCATTTGGGCATGCTTTTGCAGCAGAAGGAGAGCATGATCAAGCAATGGCAGCTTACTTTGCAGCTTCTAAGCTAATGCCAAGATGCCATCTGCCTCTTCTCTATATTGGCCTGGAGTATGGAAAAACCAATAATGCAAAACTGGCTGAGAGATTTTTTGAACAGGCTTTAATTCTTTCACCAGATGATCCTTTTGTGAAGCAAGAGATGGGCGTGATTGCCTTTCAAAATGGAGATTATCTGTCTGCAGAAAAGAACTTCAAGGCAGCTCTCCAGAAAGCACAGATCACTAGCGGGGAAGTTCTCTCAGAAACTTGGGAGACACTGCTCAGTAACCTTGGCCATGCCTGCCGCAAGCTAGGGAGATACCAAGAAGCATTACGATACCACAAGCAAGCACTTGTTCTTGTTCCAAACAAGGCTTCCACTTTCTCTGCCCTTGGCTTTGTCAATAGCCTATTAGGAAATCACCATGAAGCAATAGGCTATTTCCATAAGGCACTTGGTATTCAACGAGAGGATACTTTTAGTGTTCACATGCTAGGTGAAACTCTTGAACAGCTAACAATTGAGGTCAACACAAAAGTGAAAGAAGACAATGATATTAGCATGGAAATGGATAACAGATCTGATGAGGAAAGTGACTGA